In one window of Mucilaginibacter auburnensis DNA:
- a CDS encoding DUF294 nucleotidyltransferase-like domain-containing protein: protein MNKRLEFLKTVVPFNTLPHDVLEGVAEQLKEVYYKKDTTIYQQDVTMMKGVDIIVDGEYESFFYDSTGNKRVIERHPVGFCYGGVSVLLNRRRSLRTVVAKKGTLVYFLHRKDFRVLCKAYEEFFMHFTNEFGKRMQNEEFVHFFKQPVSFTESYIASEQLYSRRIDSVEFRAVVSCPQDTPIFKVAQSMAANKTSCLFITNNAEKIIGYVTDITLRDKVIAQQHNAADTVETVMATPIVSINADAFVYEALLMMFQTKTRYILIEKDGTYAGFISRNKLLSEQSQSPLVFIQSVKLANSTDELKRKWQDVPQFVTQLLGRGVNAEIVNQIITTVADTIAQKVIENVIAQVGEPPAKFVYMVLGSEGRKEQTFKTDQDNAIIYEDKANEHREEVRAYFLDMATRVSADLNNIGFVYCTGDFMAQNPKWTHSLSHWKRNYTYWMDESIPETVINFSTFFDCRTIYGDNTIMDELHAFLDEKLQQPLNKLFFYMAQNALQYEPPLTFFNNIRTFKKDSREVFDIKRAMSPIVDLVRVYALKNRIFEVNTGERMKALKAKGIFSESEYHELSQSYYFLMNLRLKKQTEQIMQDHTSPDNYIDIAKLSKLEQVTLKEIFKIISNFQSKIKVSFQGSLMS, encoded by the coding sequence ATGAATAAACGGCTTGAATTTTTGAAAACAGTTGTTCCTTTTAATACCCTTCCGCATGATGTGCTCGAGGGCGTTGCTGAACAATTAAAAGAGGTCTATTATAAAAAAGACACCACCATCTATCAGCAGGATGTAACGATGATGAAAGGCGTTGACATTATTGTTGACGGCGAATATGAATCTTTCTTTTATGATAGCACAGGCAACAAGCGCGTGATAGAAAGGCATCCTGTTGGCTTTTGCTACGGCGGCGTATCAGTGTTGTTGAACAGGCGCAGGTCATTACGTACCGTTGTTGCCAAAAAAGGCACATTGGTGTATTTCCTGCATCGTAAAGATTTCAGGGTGCTATGCAAGGCTTACGAGGAGTTTTTTATGCACTTTACCAACGAGTTTGGCAAACGCATGCAGAACGAGGAGTTTGTTCATTTCTTTAAGCAGCCTGTATCTTTCACTGAAAGCTATATCGCGTCTGAGCAATTGTACTCGCGCCGCATTGATAGTGTGGAGTTCAGGGCCGTAGTATCTTGTCCTCAGGATACGCCCATTTTTAAAGTGGCTCAATCAATGGCTGCTAATAAAACCAGTTGCTTGTTCATCACCAACAATGCGGAAAAAATAATTGGTTACGTAACCGATATTACTTTACGCGATAAGGTGATAGCCCAACAGCATAACGCTGCTGATACTGTGGAAACGGTGATGGCCACTCCTATCGTCAGCATCAATGCCGATGCTTTTGTGTATGAGGCCTTGCTGATGATGTTTCAAACCAAAACGCGCTATATACTCATTGAGAAAGACGGCACATATGCAGGTTTCATCAGCCGTAATAAACTGCTGAGCGAGCAATCGCAATCGCCGCTGGTATTTATACAATCGGTAAAGCTGGCTAACTCAACGGATGAGTTGAAGCGTAAATGGCAGGATGTTCCTCAGTTTGTTACACAGTTGTTGGGCAGAGGCGTTAATGCAGAGATAGTGAACCAGATCATTACTACCGTTGCCGACACTATCGCTCAAAAGGTGATTGAAAATGTGATAGCCCAGGTTGGCGAGCCGCCTGCTAAGTTTGTTTACATGGTGTTGGGCAGCGAGGGCCGTAAAGAGCAAACCTTTAAAACCGACCAGGATAACGCTATTATTTACGAGGATAAAGCTAACGAGCACCGCGAAGAAGTGCGTGCTTATTTCCTGGATATGGCAACACGCGTTTCGGCTGATCTGAACAATATAGGTTTTGTATACTGTACCGGCGACTTTATGGCGCAAAACCCTAAATGGACGCACTCCCTCTCCCACTGGAAACGCAATTACACCTACTGGATGGATGAGTCTATTCCCGAAACGGTAATTAACTTCTCTACCTTTTTTGATTGCCGCACTATTTATGGCGACAATACCATAATGGATGAACTGCATGCTTTTTTAGACGAAAAATTGCAGCAGCCATTAAATAAGCTCTTTTTCTACATGGCACAAAATGCACTCCAGTATGAGCCGCCCCTGACCTTCTTCAACAACATCCGCACGTTCAAAAAAGATAGCCGCGAGGTGTTTGATATTAAGCGGGCCATGAGTCCGATTGTTGACCTGGTACGTGTTTACGCCCTTAAAAACCGCATTTTTGAAGTGAACACCGGCGAGCGTATGAAAGCTTTAAAAGCTAAAGGCATATTTTCGGAGAGCGAGTATCATGAGCTCAGCCAATCTTATTATTTCCTGATGAACCTGCGTTTAAAGAAGCAAACAGAGCAAATTATGCAGGACCATACCTCGCCGGATAATTACATTGACATTGCCAAGCTTTCAAAATTGGAACAGGTTACGCTGAAAGAGATCTTTAAGATCATCTCTAACTTCCAGTCGAAGATCAAGGTTTCTTTTCAGGGAAGTTTGATGAGTTAG
- a CDS encoding 2Fe-2S iron-sulfur cluster-binding protein — protein sequence MANNQTPLTEEEKKLFGDLMPEELEEIIDSGLNRRHFMKLIGLASAGLLAAYVVGAEQALARGVALDVQEFPPAAVENAVTVNFKINTQSVNVVVDSRMTLLDTLRERLGLTGSKKGCDHGQCGACTVIVDGNRVLSCLTLAATCEGRSVISVEGLAKNNTLNPMQAAFLKHDGFQCGFCTSGQICSAVALMKEAKEGQASYITSNIRQPQSSITLSDDEIAERMSGNICRCGAYPNIVAAIKEAQTGKAVEQTWQFVG from the coding sequence ATGGCAAACAACCAAACCCCGTTAACAGAGGAAGAAAAAAAACTCTTTGGCGACCTTATGCCCGAAGAGTTAGAAGAGATAATTGATAGCGGCCTTAACCGCCGGCATTTCATGAAACTCATAGGTCTGGCTTCGGCCGGTTTATTGGCTGCCTACGTAGTAGGTGCCGAACAGGCGCTGGCCCGTGGTGTTGCTTTGGATGTGCAGGAATTCCCTCCTGCCGCGGTTGAAAATGCAGTTACAGTCAATTTCAAGATCAATACCCAATCTGTTAACGTAGTGGTTGATTCAAGAATGACTTTGTTGGATACCTTGCGGGAACGCCTTGGCCTTACAGGTTCAAAAAAAGGCTGCGATCACGGCCAATGTGGTGCATGCACGGTTATTGTCGACGGCAACCGCGTGCTCTCGTGCCTTACCCTGGCAGCTACCTGCGAGGGTAGATCAGTGATATCTGTAGAAGGGCTGGCTAAAAATAACACCCTCAACCCTATGCAGGCTGCCTTTCTGAAACATGATGGCTTTCAATGCGGATTTTGTACTTCGGGGCAGATATGCTCAGCGGTGGCGTTGATGAAGGAAGCTAAAGAAGGACAGGCCAGTTATATTACATCCAATATCAGGCAACCTCAATCATCTATCACATTATCAGATGATGAAATTGCCGAACGCATGTCGGGCAACATTTGCCGTTGTGGAGCCTACCCCAACATTGTGGCAGCAATTAAAGAAGCGCAAACAGGAAAAGCAGTTGAACAAACCTGGCAATTTGTAGGATAA
- a CDS encoding FAD binding domain-containing protein, giving the protein MRPFKFTKADSATSAVNLLSKNINASFLAGGTNIIDLMKEDVAHPDELINLGGLTLTGIKQLADGGLTLGALGKNTEAANHPVVRKNYPLLSKAILAGASAQIRNMATNGGNLLQRTRCSYFYDVSMPCNKREPGTGCGAMEGINRMHAIFGWSESCIAVYPSDMAVALLALNARVKVLSIDGKERTIAMADFHRLAGNQPEKDNNLQRGDLITAIEIPPNNFAAHSAYVKVRDRNSYAFALVSVAAALNLSGNTISSARITMGGVAHKPWAATEAEAFLKGKSATEANFREAAEIAMRDAKPLEHNKFKVEMGKRTIVLALKQALKG; this is encoded by the coding sequence ATGAGACCATTTAAATTTACCAAAGCCGACAGCGCAACTTCAGCGGTTAACCTGCTCAGCAAAAATATAAATGCCAGTTTTTTAGCAGGCGGTACTAACATTATCGACCTGATGAAAGAGGATGTGGCGCATCCGGACGAATTGATAAATCTTGGCGGTTTGACGCTTACCGGAATTAAGCAACTGGCAGATGGCGGCCTTACATTAGGCGCGTTAGGTAAAAATACCGAAGCGGCTAATCATCCTGTTGTTCGTAAAAATTATCCGTTGCTGAGTAAAGCCATATTGGCCGGTGCGTCGGCACAGATCAGGAACATGGCTACCAATGGCGGCAATTTATTACAGCGAACCCGTTGCAGCTATTTTTACGATGTGAGCATGCCCTGCAACAAACGCGAACCCGGCACCGGTTGTGGTGCCATGGAAGGCATTAACAGGATGCACGCCATATTTGGCTGGTCGGAAAGTTGTATCGCGGTTTATCCATCTGACATGGCTGTTGCTTTATTGGCGCTTAACGCCCGTGTTAAAGTTTTGAGTATTGATGGAAAAGAAAGAACCATCGCAATGGCAGATTTTCATCGATTAGCTGGCAATCAACCTGAAAAAGATAATAATCTGCAGCGTGGCGATTTGATAACAGCAATTGAAATACCGCCTAACAATTTCGCTGCGCATTCTGCTTATGTAAAGGTTCGCGACAGAAACTCTTACGCTTTTGCATTGGTATCAGTAGCCGCAGCGTTAAACCTTAGTGGCAATACCATATCGTCTGCCCGCATAACTATGGGCGGTGTGGCTCATAAGCCGTGGGCTGCCACTGAAGCCGAAGCGTTCTTAAAAGGCAAATCCGCAACCGAAGCTAATTTCCGCGAAGCGGCGGAGATAGCCATGCGGGATGCTAAACCGTTAGAACATAATAAATTTAAAGTAGAAATGGGCAAACGCACTATTGTATTAGCCCTCAAACAAGCCCTTAAAGGTTAA
- a CDS encoding xanthine dehydrogenase family protein molybdopterin-binding subunit, producing the protein MEDKNTSIGKGIDRIDGLLKVTGKANYATDYPVKDMAYAVIFKSTIAAGTIKRIDSTEARRQMGVLAVITHENAPKLNVKGGLRGGALLQGPEILFHGQHIGMVVAESFEQATAAAKLVKVDYEQAPGKTDFDKLATEATTPKGREMADVVKGDAASAFQNAAVKLEVTYHTPIEHHHPMEPHSSIAVWEGEKLTLYNGSQIINGAQSAAANTLNIKPENVRIVSPYIGGGFGSKGGQWANMALAAVAAKMVNRPVKLALTRQQMFNSVGFRQQNIQKLNLGATADGKLVSLAHQTTTHTAIAEEYIEGCGEGSKMMYEVPNSLISYKVAPMNLILPTYTRGPGHSTGSFALESAMDELAYALKMDPIELRIKNYPEKDPSNGKPWSSRTTIKCLQEGAKAFGWNKRKAQPMMNKVGDEYIGYGVACGTYPARQRPSSAKIKLSRSGGKVTALIEIAASDLGTGTFTILAQTAADGLGIPINYITVKLGDSDLPAAAGSVGSVGASSFANAVNEACEKITNELLAKSGKQFFVRPTANQLMQSENITEFETKADAQPPAEAAQYSSHSFNANFAEVRVNAHTGMIKVSRFLAVVGAGKILNPKTARSQIIGGNIWGIGMALTEESIVDPRWGNFATRSFADYHVPVNMDAGKMDVIFLNETDTKPNKMGIKGVGELGIVGVAAAIANAVFNATGKRVRDLPITPDKVL; encoded by the coding sequence ATGGAAGACAAAAACACCAGCATTGGCAAAGGCATTGACCGTATTGACGGCCTTTTGAAAGTGACAGGAAAAGCTAACTACGCAACCGACTACCCTGTTAAGGACATGGCTTATGCCGTTATCTTTAAAAGCACCATAGCTGCCGGAACTATAAAGCGCATTGACAGTACCGAGGCCCGTAGACAAATGGGGGTATTAGCAGTAATAACACACGAGAATGCACCAAAACTAAATGTTAAAGGCGGCCTGCGTGGTGGTGCATTACTGCAGGGGCCGGAGATATTATTTCACGGTCAGCATATTGGCATGGTAGTGGCTGAGAGTTTTGAGCAGGCAACCGCTGCCGCTAAGCTGGTTAAAGTAGATTATGAGCAGGCACCGGGAAAAACCGACTTTGATAAACTGGCTACCGAAGCTACAACACCCAAGGGCCGTGAAATGGCTGATGTTGTTAAAGGCGATGCTGCAAGCGCTTTTCAAAATGCGGCTGTTAAGTTAGAAGTAACTTATCATACCCCTATTGAGCATCACCATCCCATGGAGCCGCATTCATCCATTGCCGTGTGGGAGGGAGAAAAATTGACTTTGTATAATGGCTCACAGATCATCAACGGGGCACAATCTGCAGCAGCAAATACATTGAATATCAAGCCCGAAAACGTACGCATAGTATCGCCATACATTGGTGGCGGCTTTGGTTCAAAAGGCGGGCAGTGGGCCAACATGGCATTAGCGGCTGTAGCGGCCAAAATGGTTAACCGCCCGGTAAAGCTGGCGCTCACCAGGCAGCAAATGTTTAATTCGGTGGGGTTTCGTCAGCAAAATATTCAGAAATTAAATTTAGGTGCCACGGCTGATGGCAAACTGGTTAGTCTTGCCCACCAGACAACTACGCATACTGCCATTGCCGAGGAATATATAGAAGGTTGTGGCGAGGGTTCAAAAATGATGTATGAGGTGCCTAACTCGCTCATAAGTTATAAGGTAGCGCCGATGAATTTGATCCTGCCTACCTATACCCGCGGCCCCGGGCATTCAACAGGTAGTTTCGCTTTAGAATCAGCTATGGATGAGTTGGCTTATGCTTTGAAGATGGACCCAATTGAACTCAGGATAAAAAACTATCCGGAGAAAGATCCGTCCAACGGCAAACCGTGGTCGTCGCGCACCACCATTAAGTGTTTGCAGGAAGGCGCAAAAGCATTTGGCTGGAACAAGCGTAAAGCACAGCCCATGATGAACAAAGTCGGCGATGAATACATTGGCTATGGCGTGGCCTGCGGAACTTATCCGGCCAGACAAAGGCCCAGTTCGGCTAAAATCAAACTCTCCCGCTCAGGCGGTAAGGTAACAGCACTTATTGAAATTGCCGCTTCCGATTTAGGTACCGGCACTTTTACCATACTGGCGCAAACCGCTGCTGATGGATTAGGGATACCTATTAACTATATCACCGTTAAACTTGGCGATTCTGACCTGCCTGCTGCTGCAGGTTCAGTTGGCTCGGTGGGCGCTTCAAGCTTTGCCAATGCGGTAAATGAAGCCTGTGAAAAAATCACAAACGAGTTGTTAGCCAAATCGGGTAAGCAGTTCTTTGTGCGACCTACCGCCAACCAGTTAATGCAATCAGAAAACATAACTGAATTTGAGACCAAAGCAGACGCGCAACCGCCCGCAGAAGCCGCTCAATATTCAAGTCATAGTTTTAATGCCAACTTTGCCGAGGTAAGAGTCAATGCCCATACAGGTATGATCAAGGTTAGTCGTTTTTTAGCTGTTGTTGGTGCGGGTAAAATCCTTAACCCTAAAACTGCCCGTTCTCAAATTATTGGCGGTAACATCTGGGGTATTGGTATGGCGCTCACCGAAGAATCAATAGTAGATCCACGTTGGGGTAACTTTGCCACCCGCTCTTTTGCTGACTACCACGTACCCGTTAATATGGATGCAGGCAAAATGGACGTTATCTTCCTGAATGAAACCGACACCAAACCCAACAAGATGGGAATCAAGGGTGTGGGCGAATTAGGAATAGTGGGCGTTGCAGCGGCTATAGCTAATGCGGTGTTCAATGCGACCGGAAAGCGTGTACGAGATTTGCCTATAACGCCCGACAAGGTTCTATAA
- a CDS encoding alpha/beta hydrolase: protein MRSLPVLIAVMLTALYFNTSAQKLADPILLWPQGAPGATGTSDEDKPAVIPFIPDAAKRNGAAVLVVPGGGFTIRAVDHEGVLVAQWLKEHGITAFLLRYRLRPLYNRPEWLADGQRGMQFIRAHAAEYSISPNRVGAVGFSAGATLIADLTLNAKPAQANATDPLERLSGKPDFLILAYGSTRVADGADLTTMPPTFMYGTVEDKGSQTGMLDMYTRLYKGGAPVEAHFFRNGIHGTGFALGDPVLGEWTTLLYNWLLEGGYLTAKPQVELAGVVKLDGSPLLKGMVILTPVHDKNAPPVIIYMNNTGTGELGRFLVAKNQGPVEGRYKVEVRQDATRWTSNSREPFMIAMMDKQSKGTLTDADRKEWGEYIRKRNLSPSIYKQRVFARKHPRDRSNYIIDIKSGKDVLIEVFSK from the coding sequence ATGAGATCGCTTCCTGTGTTAATAGCTGTTATGCTAACGGCTTTATATTTCAATACGTCGGCTCAAAAGTTAGCTGATCCTATTTTGCTATGGCCGCAAGGGGCACCGGGCGCTACCGGAACGAGCGACGAAGATAAACCTGCCGTTATCCCGTTTATACCTGATGCTGCCAAACGTAATGGTGCCGCGGTATTGGTAGTGCCCGGTGGTGGCTTTACCATAAGGGCGGTTGACCATGAAGGGGTTTTGGTTGCGCAATGGTTAAAGGAGCATGGCATAACCGCATTTTTGCTACGTTACAGGTTAAGGCCATTATATAACCGCCCCGAATGGCTGGCAGATGGGCAACGCGGTATGCAGTTCATCCGAGCGCATGCAGCAGAATACAGTATCTCTCCCAACAGGGTAGGCGCAGTTGGCTTTTCGGCAGGGGCAACTTTGATCGCAGATTTAACTTTAAATGCAAAGCCGGCTCAAGCTAATGCTACAGATCCGCTTGAGCGACTGTCAGGCAAACCCGATTTTTTAATCTTAGCCTACGGTTCAACCCGAGTTGCTGATGGCGCTGATTTGACTACCATGCCGCCAACTTTTATGTATGGAACTGTGGAAGACAAAGGCAGCCAAACCGGCATGTTGGATATGTATACTCGTTTATATAAGGGTGGCGCTCCGGTTGAGGCTCATTTTTTCAGGAATGGTATTCACGGGACAGGCTTTGCCCTTGGCGACCCGGTTTTGGGCGAATGGACAACTTTGTTATATAACTGGCTGTTGGAAGGAGGCTACTTAACTGCTAAACCCCAGGTGGAGCTAGCAGGTGTTGTAAAGCTGGATGGTTCGCCGTTATTAAAAGGTATGGTGATACTTACGCCGGTACATGATAAAAATGCTCCGCCCGTAATTATTTATATGAACAACACAGGTACAGGTGAACTGGGCAGATTTTTAGTAGCAAAAAATCAGGGACCTGTAGAAGGCCGTTATAAAGTTGAAGTAAGGCAAGATGCTACACGCTGGACAAGCAACTCCCGCGAACCTTTTATGATTGCCATGATGGATAAACAAAGCAAAGGTACATTGACCGATGCCGATAGAAAGGAGTGGGGCGAATACATCCGCAAGCGCAACCTGTCGCCAAGCATTTACAAGCAGCGTGTTTTTGCGCGCAAACATCCCCGTGATAGGTCTAATTACATCATCGACATTAAAAGCGGTAAGGATGTGTTGATAGAGGTGTTTAGTAAATAA
- the recQ gene encoding DNA helicase RecQ, with the protein MTPNQALQQYFGYSNFRHNQEQIIKHVLNCEDVLALMPTGGGKSLCYQLPAILLNGLTIVISPLIALMKDQVDSLNVNGIPAAFLNSSQSNDEQQQLIQRLRNNEIRLLYLAPERLFSAESRLLDFLKTLKVVQIAIDEAHCISQWGHDFRPEYLMLAGLKQHFPAVPVIALTATADKLTQKDILEKLALKEPHVFVSSFNRENITYTVKPKRNSFDQLLAFLDKHKNDSGIIYCLSRKSTERLAEDLKAEGFLAEAYHAGLDHATKARNQEAFLRDDVKIIVATIAFGMGINKSNVRYVVHMDLPKNIEGYYQETGRAGRDGLPSDAVLYYSPGDAKKLKDFARIEDNPEQTKILLKKLDDMVHFCELQTCRRQYLLKYFDENAPANCGSCDVCLTEVERFDGTLIAQKALSAVARLKESFGAGYVLQFLRGSKSEKIREEHKQLKTYGIGADIAMADWQRYLRDLVIQGYLQTSGGEYPVLKLTEKSDAVLKGLEKVQLIASQFMDEREEEVALPIEPEVFDLLKEVRRDIALSQNVPPYVILGDNTLVEIATYLPQSLDELRLISGFGDIKLARYGREFLAPVKSHCAAKGLSTKMALRKPKRERKAGSVATKKNGTQNESFELYKAGKTIAEIAAERGLSTTTIEGHLAYFIEQGEMEITALVSPQKIPFIQDAVEKYGDDRLAPLKEILGDNYSYGEIKCVISWIKSGKPDFVS; encoded by the coding sequence ATGACACCCAACCAGGCCTTACAGCAATATTTTGGTTATAGCAATTTCAGGCACAACCAGGAACAGATCATCAAGCATGTTTTAAACTGCGAAGATGTGCTGGCGCTGATGCCTACAGGCGGAGGTAAATCGCTCTGCTATCAACTGCCTGCTATATTATTGAATGGTTTGACCATTGTAATATCGCCTTTGATAGCTTTGATGAAAGACCAGGTGGACAGCCTGAACGTAAACGGCATACCCGCCGCTTTTTTAAATTCATCACAAAGCAATGATGAGCAGCAACAGCTGATACAGAGATTGCGTAATAACGAGATCAGGTTACTTTACCTCGCACCAGAAAGATTGTTTAGTGCTGAAAGCAGGCTGTTAGACTTTTTGAAAACCTTAAAGGTGGTTCAAATAGCTATTGATGAGGCGCATTGCATATCGCAATGGGGCCATGATTTCAGGCCGGAATATTTAATGCTGGCCGGGTTAAAGCAACACTTTCCCGCCGTACCTGTAATTGCCCTTACAGCCACCGCAGATAAACTTACGCAAAAAGATATTCTTGAAAAGCTGGCGCTAAAAGAGCCGCACGTTTTTGTGTCGTCCTTCAACCGCGAGAATATTACCTATACTGTAAAGCCTAAGCGAAATAGCTTTGATCAGCTCCTGGCATTTTTAGATAAGCACAAAAACGATTCGGGTATTATCTACTGCCTCTCGCGAAAATCAACAGAGCGATTGGCCGAGGACCTTAAAGCTGAAGGCTTTTTGGCAGAGGCTTATCACGCTGGTTTAGACCATGCCACAAAGGCCCGCAATCAGGAAGCTTTTTTGCGAGATGATGTGAAGATCATTGTAGCCACCATTGCCTTCGGTATGGGTATCAATAAATCAAACGTGCGGTATGTGGTGCACATGGATCTGCCTAAAAACATAGAAGGATATTATCAGGAAACCGGTCGAGCCGGACGTGATGGCCTGCCCTCTGATGCTGTATTGTACTACTCGCCCGGCGATGCCAAGAAACTAAAAGACTTTGCCCGAATTGAAGACAACCCGGAGCAAACCAAAATTTTGCTGAAGAAGCTGGACGATATGGTGCATTTTTGCGAACTGCAAACCTGCCGCAGACAATACTTGCTCAAATACTTTGACGAGAACGCTCCAGCCAATTGCGGTTCATGCGATGTTTGTTTAACCGAGGTTGAACGTTTTGACGGCACACTCATAGCACAAAAGGCACTGTCGGCAGTTGCAAGATTGAAGGAAAGTTTTGGTGCTGGTTACGTGTTGCAGTTTTTACGAGGCTCAAAAAGCGAAAAGATCAGAGAAGAACATAAGCAACTAAAAACCTATGGCATTGGCGCAGACATTGCCATGGCCGATTGGCAGCGTTACCTGCGCGATCTGGTTATTCAGGGTTACCTGCAAACCTCCGGTGGCGAATATCCTGTTTTAAAGCTGACAGAGAAAAGCGATGCCGTTTTAAAAGGGCTGGAAAAAGTTCAATTGATAGCATCGCAGTTTATGGATGAGCGCGAAGAAGAGGTTGCGCTGCCAATAGAACCCGAAGTATTTGACCTGTTAAAAGAGGTGAGACGTGATATTGCTTTAAGTCAAAATGTGCCGCCTTACGTTATTTTAGGTGATAACACATTGGTTGAAATAGCAACTTATTTACCGCAAAGTCTGGATGAGTTGCGTCTTATCTCCGGCTTTGGCGATATTAAACTGGCGCGTTATGGCAGGGAATTTTTAGCACCGGTAAAAAGTCATTGCGCTGCAAAAGGCTTATCCACAAAAATGGCACTTCGTAAACCCAAACGCGAGCGTAAGGCCGGAAGTGTTGCCACAAAAAAGAACGGCACCCAAAATGAGAGCTTTGAGCTATATAAAGCGGGCAAAACGATTGCCGAAATTGCCGCTGAGCGAGGTTTGTCAACTACAACTATTGAAGGGCATTTAGCTTACTTTATTGAGCAAGGCGAAATGGAAATTACCGCGTTGGTATCGCCACAAAAAATACCATTTATTCAGGATGCCGTTGAAAAATATGGCGATGACCGCCTCGCGCCATTAAAAGAGATTTTGGGAGATAATTACAGCTATGGCGAAATAAAATGTGTTATTAGTTGGATAAAAAGCGGAAAGCCGGATTTTGTCAGCTAA
- a CDS encoding AraC family transcriptional regulator, translating into MQYEAKYITDDIKLSCYEDSFFKSDIVFEHHMLIWFISGETKIVQADATYTFKEGDIFLIPRNQLSTIINYPKDGKPHKTVVMHLTTARLRDFYTDLDVKDTTAELQKIFHFSNHPLLASCLSSLIPYFEMKNIPGDIASLKITEAISILRVIDKRIDNLLANFEEPGKIDLAGYMEKNFMFNLPLEKFSYLTGRSLTTFKRDFGKIFNTTPQRWLTQKRLELAHYQFTEKQKRPIDVCYETGFENLSHFSYAFKKHYGYSPTELLTQIRC; encoded by the coding sequence ATGCAATACGAAGCAAAATATATAACAGATGATATTAAGCTTTCCTGCTACGAGGACAGTTTCTTTAAATCGGATATAGTTTTTGAACATCACATGCTGATCTGGTTCATTTCGGGTGAAACTAAGATTGTACAGGCAGATGCTACTTATACTTTTAAGGAAGGGGATATTTTCCTGATCCCAAGAAATCAGCTGTCTACTATCATTAACTATCCCAAAGATGGGAAACCGCATAAGACGGTTGTAATGCACCTTACCACAGCAAGGTTGAGAGATTTTTATACTGATCTGGATGTAAAGGATACAACTGCCGAATTGCAGAAAATCTTCCATTTCAGCAATCATCCTTTATTGGCAAGTTGTCTATCATCCCTGATACCCTATTTTGAAATGAAAAATATACCTGGGGATATCGCATCATTGAAAATTACAGAGGCAATCAGCATACTAAGGGTGATAGACAAGCGTATAGATAATTTATTGGCGAACTTTGAGGAGCCGGGTAAGATAGATCTGGCGGGCTATATGGAAAAGAACTTCATGTTCAATCTTCCTTTGGAAAAATTCAGCTACCTAACAGGGCGGAGCCTTACAACGTTTAAAAGGGATTTCGGCAAAATATTTAATACAACTCCTCAACGCTGGCTTACCCAAAAGCGATTGGAACTGGCACATTATCAGTTTACGGAAAAACAGAAACGCCCCATTGATGTGTGTTATGAAACGGGATTTGAAAATCTGTCCCACTTTTCATATGCATTTAAGAAACACTATGGTTATTCACCTACAGAGCTGCTCACCCAGATCCGCTGCTGA